Proteins found in one Aspergillus puulaauensis MK2 DNA, chromosome 8, nearly complete sequence genomic segment:
- a CDS encoding Zn(II)2Cys6 transcription factor (COG:S;~EggNog:ENOG410Q8RF;~InterPro:IPR036864,IPR007219,IPR001138;~PFAM:PF00172,PF04082;~go_function: GO:0000981 - DNA-binding transcription factor activity, RNA polymerase II-specific [Evidence IEA];~go_function: GO:0003677 - DNA binding [Evidence IEA];~go_function: GO:0008270 - zinc ion binding [Evidence IEA];~go_process: GO:0006351 - transcription, DNA-templated [Evidence IEA];~go_process: GO:0006355 - regulation of transcription, DNA-templated [Evidence IEA]): MSTAQSSAQKRKKPSSACKRCKDQHIRCDAETKGLPCSHCRRVGNSDCHIAKTKRTRGSNGRFATSELATESTIQPGQTTRISDRVPPFSIDFEALCNSNRRRRYLSSDGSSSGQDGLYASTRHRQASAPPIWGESWYLSYVIQTTNSDQDCLYRPIQEDQGNSVVDQPPRRSHRSTSTSPHPLPPELVNDLLRGYFAIFHPFCPILDREAFLASVSDGSVSKVLLRCVLFIASIHCDLKTIHLLGYSGRIEAEDDLFSSAKAAFDCEQESDRLVMLLCSYLLHYWSGSASQSRDSLWWLAGTIRSAQCLQMHRKSQQRNVQPERERMWRRIWWLLYIRDRQISISLGKPMIIHDCDCDVELLSEDDLKGESPETIAYVLAQARLSIAVSNALRTHFAPSRDETMSEATLIFDSIYTVFSAWESGLSPGLQCPSTGDTQLPLILNLNSNYYRIIVHQTFQRTFQDLPAHLTTASNDVIMEAAERITSMTEDAVTHHKGSHFPMICVSAIFAAMTAQFTHANATNHSNINKNALLSSIKYKLLALKDFEECHVLAGWIRQLFFDMFDQQRRQDKAGHSPEAEREDLTISNSETLYTLEDNSMALDVDSIIADIPRQAPWELPYTMSNDNILWHNWLLGYQDGG, from the exons ATGTCGACAGCCCAGAGCTCTGCCCAGAAACGCAAAAAGCCTTCCTCGGCGTGTAAACGCTGCAAGGACCAGCATATCCGGTGTGATGCGGAGACGAAAGGGCTGCCCTGTTCGCACTGCCGGAGAGTGGGCAACTCTGACTGTCATATTGCAAAGACGAAAAGAACACG AGGGAGCAATGGGCGATTCGCAACCAGCGAACTGGCCACTGAGTCCACCATCCAACCCGGCCAGACAACTCGCATATCAGATCGAGTTCCTCCATTCTCGATTGACTTTGAGGCACTGTGCAATAGCAATCGTCGACGACGGTATTTATCTAGCGATGGATCATCCAGCGGCCAAGATGGCCTGTATGCAAGCACGCGCCACCGTCAAGCGTCCGCACCTCCGATCTGGGGCGAGAGCTGGTATCTGTCATATGTGATCCAAACGACAAACAGCGACCAAGACTGCTTGTATCGGCCCATACAGGAAGACCAGGGGAACTCTGTGGTGGATCAGCCTCCACGCCGCAGTCACAGGTCGACAAGCACATCGCCGCACCCTCTACCTCCAGAGCTGGTGAATGATCTCCTGCGTGGCTACTTCGCCATATTCCACCCATTCTGTCCCATTCTAGACCGCGAGGCATTCCTCGCCTCCGTCAGCGACGGGTCGGTGTCCAAGGTCTTGCTTCGCTGTGTTCTTTTCATCGCCTCGATCCACTGCGATCTGAAGACTATACACCTCCTGGGGTATTCAGGACGTATAGAGGCAGAAGACGACCTTTTCAGTTCAGCAAAGGCTGCATTTGATTGCGAACAAGAAAGCGACCGCCTGGTGATGCTTCTGTGTTCATATCTCCTCCACTACTGGTCCGGATCTGCCAGCCAGAGCAGAGACTCGCtatggtggctggctggcaCGATTCGCTCTGCGCAATGCCTGCAGATGCATCGCAAGTCTCAGCAAAGGAATGTCCAGCCAGAACGAGAGCGCATGTGGCGGCGCATCTGGTGGTTACTATAC ATTCGCGACAGACAAATATCGATTTCGCTGGGAAAGCCCATGATTATCCATGACTGTGACTGCGATGTTGAACTTCTCTCTGAGGATGACCTCAAGGGTGAATCCCCAGAAACAATTGCCTATGTACTGGCACAGGCCAGACTATCAATCGCAG TCTCGAATGCACTGAGAACGCATTTCGCACCTTCAAGGGATGAGACCATGTCAGAAGCGACACTCATATTCGactctatatatacagtGTTTTCAGCATGGGAATCGGGCCTCTCGCCTGGCCTACAGTGCCCTTCAACTGGCGATACTCAGCTCCCACTTATTCTAAACCTGAATTCCAA TTACTATCGCATAATCGTCCATCAGACGTTCCAACGCACGTTCCAAGACCTGCCAGCGCATTTGACTACCGCCAGCAACGATGTAATAATGGAGGCGGCCGAGCGGATTACATCTATGACTGAAGATGCTGTCACTCATCATAAAGGAAGCCACTTTCCCATGATCTG TGTATCAGCCATATTTGCAGCCATGACCGCGCAATTCACACACGCAAATGCCACAAACCACTCTAATATCAACAAGAATGCGCTACTGAGCTCCATCAAATACAAACTGCTCGCTTTGAAAGACTTCGAGGAATGCCACGTACTGGCAGGCTGGATCCGCCAGTTATTCTTCGACATGTTTGACCAACAACGTCGGCAGGACAAGGCTGGCCACAGTCCAGAGGCCGAACGCGAAGACTTAACCATTTCAAATTCAGAGACACTGTATACACTTGAAGACAACTCGATGGCACTCGACGTGGACAGCATTATTGCCGATATACCGCGCCAGGCCCCGTGGGAATTGCCCTACACGATGTCTAATGACAATATTCTGTGGCACAATTGGCTACTGGGCTATCAAGATGGGGGATGA
- a CDS encoding uncharacterized protein (COG:G;~EggNog:ENOG410PFT2;~InterPro:IPR020846,IPR011701,IPR036259;~PFAM:PF07690;~TransMembrane:12 (i35-52o75-98i105-125o131-153i165-186o198-221i279-299o311-331i338-355o361-378i385-405o417-437i);~go_function: GO:0022857 - transmembrane transporter activity [Evidence IEA];~go_process: GO:0055085 - transmembrane transport [Evidence IEA]), translating to MDCEKETLSQEIATSQVEAANQPCPTELRRLLRKIDLRVIPILALLYFLSFLDRGNIGNAEIQGLSTDLNLVGNQYNWCLTIFFFPYSFFEPLCNLLLVRFKPSIWLPSIMVAWGVVTTLLGIVQNYSGLLAARFFLGLAEGGLFPGLAFYVSLWYPRANAQFRLALIFASASMAGAFSGLLAFGISKMDGVGGLEGWRWIFILEGLLTVVCAVLAFFLVWDEPATATFLSDREKAIIIDLLADSRVSPSEGQLEEKSAFDWKQFMAAVLDWQTWLHTISYWGVAVAVYALSLFLPTIIKGLGYSSAIAQLLTIPVYAAASIACIAVGYFSDRMGQRSLFTLFCYGAVFVGFLIAVAPSRFIPGLTYAGCFIAASGSYPATKRAVGMAIQIGIGSLGGAAASNFYKKTDAPRYRLGHSLVLAFVALGFLTVVLYYFLCRRINAKRDRGQATASQNQDGIFEMGDKAPTFRYNL from the exons ATGGATTGCGAGAAAGAGACCCTGTCGCAGGAGATCGCGACTTCACAGGTTGAAGCCGCCAACCAACCCTGTCCTACCGAGTTGCGCCGGCTGCTGCGAAAGATCGACCTGCGTGTGATTCCAATCCTGGCCCTCTTgtatttcctcagcttcctTGATCGAG GAAACATCGGAAATGCCGAGATACAAGGGCTTTCGACCGACTTGAACCTCGTTGGGAACCAGTATAATTG GTGTTTaacaatcttcttctttccgtACTCGTTTTTCGAGCCGCTTTGCAATCTGCTGCTTGTCAGGTTCAAGCCCAGCATTTGGTTGCCCTCCATCATGGTGGCCTGGG GTGTTGTGACAACTCTTCTAGGGATTGTCCAGAATTACTCCGGCTTATTAGCAGCGAGGTTCTTTCTTG GACTGGCAGAGGGAGGTCTTT TTCCCGGTCTCGCATTTTACGTCTCTCTGTG GTACCCAAGGGCAAATGCACAGTTCAGACTCGCCCTGATCTTTGCGTCTGCCTCAATGGCCGGGGCGTTCTCTGGTCTTCTGGCCTTTGGTATCAGCAAGATGGATGGAGTCGGAGGGCTggaaggatggagatggat ATTTATCCTAGAAGGACTCCTGACAGTAGTCTGCGCGGTCCTGGCTTTCTTCCTGGTCTGGGATGAGCCGGCTACAGCGACGTTTCTGTCGGATAGGGAGAAAGCTATCATCATCGACCTGTTGGCGGACTCGCGAGTGAGCCCTAGCGAGGGACAGCTAGAGGAGAAGAGTGCTTTTGATTGGAAGCAATTCATGGCAGCTGTTCTGGACTGGCAG ACATGGCTGCACACAATCAGTTACTGGGGAGTA GCGGTCGCTGTGTATGCACTCTCGCTGTTTCTTCCGACAATCATAAAAGGCCTGGGATATAGTTCCGCCATTGCGCAGCTGCTGACCATCCCCGTTTACGCCGCTGCCTCCATAGCGTGTATTGCTGTGGGCTACTTCTCAGACCGAATGGGCCAGAGGAGCCTCTTCACACTTTTTTGCTATGGCGCTGTGTTTGTTggcttcctcatcgccgtcgcccCCAGTCGGTTCATCCCAGGCTTGACATACGCAGGATGTTTTATCGCTGCGAGCGGCAGCTACCCAG CCACGAAACGCGCTGTCGGGATGGCGATTCAGATTGGGATAGGAAGTCTAGGAGGCGCGGCGGCGTCCAATTTCTACAAGAAAACAGACGCCCCCAGATATCGCCTCGGACACTCCTTGGTGCTGGCATTTGTAGCATTGGGCTTCCTAACCGTGGTCCTCTACTATTTCTTGTGTCGGAGGATTAATGCTAAACGCGACCGTGGACAAGCAACGGCCAGCCAGAATCAGGATGGGATATTCGAGATGGGCGACAAGGCGCCGACTTTCCGCTACAATTTGTAG
- a CDS encoding uncharacterized protein (COG:E;~EggNog:ENOG410PKQ6;~InterPro:IPR000581,IPR004404,IPR037237,IPR042096, IPR020558;~PFAM:PF00920;~go_function: GO:0003824 - catalytic activity [Evidence IEA];~go_function: GO:0004160 - dihydroxy-acid dehydratase activity [Evidence IEA];~go_process: GO:0009082 - branched-chain amino acid biosynthetic process [Evidence IEA]) — protein sequence MAEYARFPCLPDDAKHEDGTPALNRHSTFITRGHDFPAAKAMLYGAGVPDPETMAKSPHVGIGSVWWEGNPCNMHLLDLGKTVKKAVQEQDMVAWQYNTIGVSDGITVGHEGMRFSLQSREIIADSIETVTCAQHHDACIAVPGCDKNLPGVVMGIARHNRPSVVIYGGSIQIGFSQTLRKRLNLGSAFEAAGAYTYDTLQDLATEDSIKGLHAKDEIMDDIEQHTCPTAGACGGMFTANTMATAIESLGLSLPGSASTPASSPSKMRECVKAAEAIKVCLERNIKPSEILTKRSFENALVMVIALGGSTNAVLHLLAMARTAGVDLTLDDIQSVSNRIPFIADLAPSGKYLMPDLYEIGGVPSVQKLLIAAGLLDGEIPTVTGRKLAENVAGFPSLPPDQVIIRPLNSPIKETGHIQILRGNIAPGGSVAKITGKEGTRFVGRAMVFDKERHLNQALVKGEIPRGENIVIVVRYEGPKGGPGMPEQLKASAAIIGAKLTNIALITDGRYSGASHGFIVGHIVPEAASGGPIAVVQTGDVITIDAEKNQISMNVSDEEIKYRLDIWKPPKPAITRGALGKYSRLVGDASHGAMTDLF from the exons ATGGCCGAGTACGCTCGATTTCCTTGTCTGCCAGACGACGCAAAGCATGAGGATGGAACTCCAGCTCTCAATCGCCATTCCACCTTTATCACAAGAGGACATGACTTCCCTGCTGCTAAG GCTATGCTGTACGGTGCAGGAGTCCCCGACCCAGAGACAATGGCAAAGAGCCCACATGTCGGCATTGGATCTGTTTGGTGGGAAGGAAATCCGTGTAACATGCACCTGTTGGACCTGGGGAAGACGGTAAAAAAGGCAGTGCAGGAACAGGATATGGTTGCCTGGCAATATAATACAATCGGAGTCTCGGATGGCATCACAGTGGGCCACGAGG GAATGCGATTCTCCCTGCAGTCGCGTGAAATCATCGCTGATAGCATCGAAACCGTCACCTGCGCTCAACACCACGACGCGTGCATCGCCGTCCCCGGCTGCGACAAGAACCTCCCTGGCGTGGTGATGGGAATCGCGAGGCACAACAGACCGTCGGTCGTTATATACGGGGGATCGATCCAGATTGGCTTCTCCCAAACCCTTCGCAAGCGTCTCAATCTGGGGTCAGCCTTCGAAGCAGCCGGTGCATATACGTACGACACCTTGCAGGACTTAGCAACCGAAGACAGCATTAAAGGCCTCCACGCCAAGGACGAGATAATGGACGATATTGAGCAACACACCTGTCCCACTGCTGGAGCCTGTGGAGGGATGTTTACTgcaaacaccatggccacGGCGATTGAGTCTCTCGGCCTGAGTCTGCCCGGCTCGGCCTCAACGCCtgcttcctctccttcgAAAATGAGGGAGTGCGTAAAGGCCGCCGAGGCGATCAAGGTCTGTTTGGAGAGGAACATCAAGCCTTCTGAAATCCTAACTAAACGATCCTTTGAAAATGCTTTGGTCATGGTGATCGCCCTTGGAGGCAGTACTAACGCTGTTCTCCATCTGCTGGCCATGGCACGAACTGCAGGCGTCGACCTCACCCTTGACGATATCCAGAGCGTGAGCAATAGAATACCATTCATCGCCGACCTGGCTCCAAGCGGGAAATACCTCATGCCAGACCTGTATGAAATCGGCGGTGTCCCTTCAGTACAAAAGCTATTGATCGCCGCTGGGCTTCTCGACGGCGAAATACCCACTGTGACTGGGAGGAAGTTAGCAGAGAATGTTGCAGGATTTCCTTCACTTCCGCCTGATCAAGTTATAATCCGGCCTTTGAATAGTCCCATCAAGGAAACAGGCCATATTCAGATCCTGCGAGGAAACATCGCCCCGGGCGGCTCCGTGGCAAAGATTACCGGCAAAGAGGGAACGCGTTTTGTTGGTAgggccatggtgtttgacAAGGAGAGACATCTCAACCAGGCCCTGGTTAAGGGCGAGATTCCCCGTGGCGAGAATATCGTCATCGTGGTCCGGTATGAGGGACCCAAGGGAGGTCCAGGGATGCCGGAGCAACTCAAGGCAAGTGCCGCAATTATCGGAGCTAAGTTAACAAATATCGCCCTTATAACGGATGGGAGATATTCAGGGGCGAGCCATGGATTCATCGTGGGCCATATTGTTCCTGAGGCTGCGTCTGGGGGTCCTATCGCGGTGGTCCAGACAGGCGATGTCATCACAATCGATGCGGAGAAAAACCAGATCAGTATGAATGTTTCTGACGAGGAAATAAAATACCGACTGGACATCTGGAAACCCCCAAAGCCTGCTATAACTCGTGGTGCTCTGGGAAAATACTCCCGTCTGGTGGGTGATGCCTCCCATGGCGCAATGACCGATCTCTTCTAG
- a CDS encoding uncharacterized protein (COG:S;~EggNog:ENOG410PIST;~InterPro:IPR022124;~PFAM:PF12396;~TransMembrane:1 (o853-875i)), whose translation MASPARPKAKPLGKAPASPAKSATQKVPQAKPTPPKLKEQRQKQVPEVKKPATDASGSGSELSSLPSRGKEAAASPAGRLAKGVKDKAGAAKDQQPQDSVKAAKGATDKVDLPQTDEIPNEQKAQDTVQTAKDKAPTDDVPKPDDVPEAGDVPEAPDISDNLPLDLSSLDGLEVGEGGKILDSEGNPIGEVVEGDPEDLVGQTVNDNGEIVDEDGDLIGRVDLIQQQAEELKDQGQEAVDQSPELPEEGDEVPDELEEQAEPGEGVSLDVDEAPDLEPELPDISTLEGLTCNKLGSIVTEDGTPVGELVEGDPKKLSKGGFQLDSQGQFWDNQGNVIGKAQPIELEEEKPGLFAEVGDIFVAEDGWIQDENGRKVGKLVEGDPKRLVGYAVDDDGDILDKRGNTLGRAEPWEEPEVEPEEVDFSSVEGLKPNKHGNVMGPDMVPIARVVEGDLKEVAGRGINKSGQILNDDGEVIGQVQLIPEGERESMGPFSGLGELSVKESGYIEDADGEVVGKVVEGDPKSLRGHTVDISGEILDQYGNVNGRAERYEVPEEEEEEEDLSALEGGTVNKLGNVVDEHGTILGRIVAGNPKKMAGKKVDGNGQVWSDNGKVIGQAELIPEDEREKPEGIFFGLDGLTVGKDGLVMDPSGEVVGRLTEGDHQRLMGRAVDEDGEIIDKTGNVIGRAERYTPEEEPEPELSPEELEKQQKEKEDAELAKKMCTIVQQTIDSVGPICKEITQRTEKASRTPKEELDEEQLVKDVKPLIEKAGNELQECKGSLRALDPDGHIAAAAKARSASHEATPEEYQLADLLKELTQTIVETIENGRQYISDMPHAKKKLNPLWALLSEPLFQIIAAVGLLLSGVLGLVGKLLDGLGLGGLFKGLLGGLGLDKLIDGLGLGSVTGALGFEGKK comes from the exons ATGGCGTCTCCAGCACGCCCGAAAGCGAAACCGCTTGGTAAAGCCCCGGCGTCGCCAGCAAAGAGTGCCACACAGAAGGTCCCCCAGGCCAAACCTACGCCCCCGAAGCTCAAAGAGCAGAGGCAGAAACAAGTCCCCGAGGTCAAGAAGCCTGCCACAGATGCATCCGGATCGGGCTCTGAGCTGAGTTCACTTCCCAGCCGCGGGAAGGAAGCAGCTGCGTCTCCGGCTGGACGTCTCGCAAAGGGAGTCAAAGACAAAGCGGGTGCTGCGAAAGATCAGCAGCCACAAGACAGTGTCAAGGCTGCCAAAGGCGCGACGGATAAGGTGGACCTACCTCAAACCGACGAGATCCCGAACGAGCAGAAGGCTCAAGATACTGTTCAAACAGCCAAAGACAAGGCACCTACCGACGATGTGCCAAAGCCCGACGACGTGCCCGAGGCCGGCGATGTTCCGGAAGCGCCGGATATCTCGGACAATCTTCCATTAGATCTCTCCAGCCTGGACGGgcttgaagttggagaaggtggaaaGATCCTGGATAGCGAGGGAAACCCCATTGGTGAAGTTGTTGAAGGCGACCCAGAAGACCTCGTCGGCCAGACCGTTAACGATAATGGCGAGATCGtggacgaggatggggaTTTGATCGGCCGAGTTGATCTCATTCAGCAACAGGCAGAAGAACTCAAAGATCAGGGGCAAGAGGCCGTAGATCAATCGCCAGAGCTGCCAGAGGAAGGGGACGAAGTGCccgacgagctggaagagcaagcTGAGCCCGGAGAAGGGGTGTCTCTCGATGTAGACGAGGCCCCTGATTTGGAACCAGAACTGCCCGACATCTCCACGCTGGAAGGGCTGACATGCAACAAACTCGGCAGCATTGTCACGGAAGACGGCACCCCTGTAGGCGAGCTCGTCGAAGGCGACCCCAAGAAGCTTTCAAAGGGAGGGTTCCAACTTGACAGCCAAGGTCAATTCTGGGACAACCAAGGAAATGTCATCGGCAAGGCCCAACCGAtagagcttgaagaagaaaaaccCGGGTTGTTTGCGGAGGTAGGAGACATCTTCGTGGCAGAGGATGGTTGGATCCAAGACGAGAACGGGAGAAAGGTGGGCAAGCTGGTCGAAGGAGACCCAAAACGACTGGTTGGATACGcggtcgatgatgatggcgatatcCTGGATAAACGAGGCAACACCCTCGGACGCGCAGAGCCCTGGGAAGAGCCAGAGGTTGAGCCAGAAGAGGTGGACTTCTCGTCTGTGGAAGGCCTGAAGCCAAACAAGCATGGGAATGTAATGGGCCCTGACATGGTACCGATTGCGCGTGTCGTCGAGGGCGACCTGAAGGAGGTTGCTGGTCGGGGCATCAACAAGAGCGGCCAGATTCTTaatgatgatggagaggtcATTGGGCAGGTGCAGCTCATCCCCGAGGGCGAGCGAGAATCCATGGGTCCGTTCAGTGGCCTGGGAGAGCTGTCTGTCAAGGAGTCTGGATACATTGAGGACGCTGACGGCGAAGTGGTTGGTaaggttgtggaaggagatcCCAAGAGTCTGCGAGGCCACACTGTCGATATCTCTGGTGAGATCCTGGATCAGTATGGAAACGTCAACGGCCGTGCAGAACGGTACGAGGTCcctgaggaggaagaagaggaggaggacctgTCTGCTCTTGAAGGAGGCACGGTCAACAAGCTGGGCAATGTTGTCGACGAGCACGGTACCATCCTGGGCAGGATTGTTGCTGGAAatccgaagaagatggcagGCAAGAAGGTCGATGGAAACGGCCAGGTCTGGAGCGACAACGGCAAAGTCATCGGACAGGCGGAGCTGATCCCAGAGGACGAGCGTGAAAAGCCAGAGGGGATCTTTTTtggcctggatggactgaCAGTCGGCAAGGATGGCCTGGTCATGGACCCTTCAGGCGAGGTCGTGGGCAGGCTGACCGAAGGCGACCACCAACGACTCATGGGACGCGCagttgacgaggatggagagatCATTGACAAGACTGGCAATGTTATCGGCCGGGCAGAGCGATACACCCCAGAGGAGGAGCCGGAGCCAGAGCTGTCCCCTGAAGAACtagagaagcagcagaaggagaaggaggacgCAGAACTGGCCAAGAAGATGTGCACCATCGTGCAGCAGACAATCGACTCTGTTGGGCCAATTTGCAAGGAGATAACCCAG CGTACTGAAAAAGCCAGCCGCACACCAaaagaggagctggacgaggagcagctCGTAAAAGACGTGAAGCCTTTAATTGAGAAAGCAGGAAACGAGCTGCAAGAATGCAAGGGCTCTCTCAGGGCACTCGACCCGGACGGCCATattgcagctgctgcaaaGGCTCGCAGCGCCTCGCACGAAGCCACGCCGGAAGAATATCAACTCGCAGACTTGCTCAAGGAGCTAACGCAGACCATTGTCGAGACCATTGAAAACGGCCGGCAGTACATCAGTGACATGCCACatgcaaagaagaagctcaatcCCCTGTGGGCACTGCTATCAGAGCCCCTGTTCCAGATCATTGCTGCCGTTGGGCTCTTGCTCAGTGGAGTACTCGGTCTCGTCGGTAAACTGCTTGACggtcttggacttggagggCTTTTCAAGGGACTGCTGGGcggactgggactggacaagctcatcgatgGCCTTGGACTTGGTTCGGTGACTGGAGCGCTGGGGTTTGAGGGTAAGAAGTAG
- a CDS encoding uncharacterized protein (COG:S;~EggNog:ENOG410PSUX), protein MSQNTKKNPTEDTPAGNASPTPAAKRKPPKLRQKPPAEATPDDSGTPGSSGTPQPERNDNVGDDKNPMGNETPANDQENEDGPQDKAQEDAEDDNKKDKQPREETADNEEPEDDEPEDDKPEDDEPEDDEPDDDEDEPLPESPPTEEIGSPEPELEEEPEPPKRHHRPRRTVTLDRERNAPPEVWNRNKQDQSGQQLARLDDVGQTTDQVGELAQDVGGKAVGEVGNTAGKAVGSALGGQSGGEEDKGKEEQLRLRLDINLDIEVQLKAKIHGDLTLQLL, encoded by the coding sequence ATGTCACAGAATACAAAGAAGAATCCTACGGAGGATACACCGGCCGGGAATGCCTCTCCCACCCCCGCGGCGAAGCGCAAGCCCCCTAAGCTCAGACAAAAGCCGCCCGCCGAGGCAACGCCAGACGATTCTGGCACCCCCGGGAGCTCTGGTACCCCTCAGCCTGAACGGAACGATAATGTAGGAGACGACAAGAATCCAATGGGAAATGAGACTCCTGCAAATGACCAAGAGAACGAGGACGGGCCCCAAGACAAAGCTCAGGAGGACGCCGAAGATGATAACAAGAAGGATAAACAACCTCGCGAAGAGACAGCTGATAATGAGGAACCGGAAGATGATGAACCCGAAGATGATAAACCCGAAGATGATGAACCAGAGGATGACGAAccggacgatgatgaggacgagccTCTACCAGAGTCCCCGCCAACTGAAGAAATAGGTtctccagagccagagcttGAGGAGGAACCTGAACCTCCCAAACGACACCACCGTCCAAGGCGGACCGTCACGCTTGATCGTGAAAGGAATGCACCCCCAGAGGTCTGGAATAGAAACAAACAGGACCAATCCGGTCAGCAGCTTGCGcgtctggatgatgttggGCAGACCACCGACCAGGTTGGGGAGCTTGCACAGGACGTCGGTGGGAAGGCAGTTGGTGAAGTTGGGAACACGGCAGGGAAGGCTGTAGGTAGTGCCCTTGGTGGACAGTCCGGTGGTGAGGAAGACAAGGGAAAGGAGGAGCAATTGAGACTGCGACTAGACATAAACCTGGACATCGAGGTCCAGCTCAAGGCAAAGATACATGGAGATTTGACGCTCCAGCTGCTGTGA
- a CDS encoding uncharacterized protein (COG:Q;~EggNog:ENOG410PHF1;~InterPro:IPR002925,IPR032710;~PFAM:PF01738;~go_function: GO:0016787 - hydrolase activity [Evidence IEA]), with translation MAPFVSTEKATRLCVTADRDSFDSSFIRSWSLEGFDVRYLPLVKDKKAFIHDLEGIKTGLSVSESYAIIGFGEAAAVCLEHFLHSPNTSKLCALIAYYPTRIIDPELAYPSSVRVLVHFAAQDVTVVYPSTGRAHKSQREVRRITSAMGTGDRLSVAYQAYVYSGYLPGFAEKDSKQYNHISAQLAWSRSLKALQLAFHREVDLEAVWDEAQQARYFSSKPGSSVGCYTGDETPYVTCQPTAQGASGGTDLRRFYENNFGGNAPTSMRLRLLSRTAGADRVVEELYMSFKHSQEMPWILPGVAPTDKQVEVILISIVRFIGGKISSENVYWDQASVLCQVGLLDPGHVPQGVQGVQRIPVTGKEEARTVLSSST, from the exons ATGGCACCTTTTGTCTCGACTGAAAAGGCGACTCGTCTCTGCGTAACCGCAGACAGGGACAGCTTTGACAGCAGCTTTATCCGCAGCTGGAGTCTTGAAGGGTTTGACGTTCGATACCTCCCGCtcgtcaaggacaagaaagcTTTTATCCACGACCTCGAGGGCATAAAGACGGGATTAAGTGTTAGTGAATCATATGCCATCATAG GTTTCGGTGAGGCCGCCGCGGTCTGCCTGGAGCATTTTCTCCATTCACCGAACACTAGTAAGCTCTGCGCACTGATAGCTTACTATCCAACGAGGATCATAGACCCGGAACTTGCCTACCCATCATCGGTTCGTGTCCTAGTTCACTTTGCCGCGCAGGATGTCACTGTGGTATATCCATCCACTGGGAGGGCGCATAAGAGCCAAAGAGAAGTTAGACGTATCACTTCGGCAATGGGCACAGGAGATCGTCTCAGCGTTGCGTACCAGGCGTATGTGTACAGTGGCTATTTACCAGGCTTCGCAGAGAAGGACTCCAAGCAATATAATCACATATCAGCGCAGTTGGCGTGGAGTCGGTCACTGAAGGCCCTGCAGCTGGCATTCCATAGAGAGGTTGATTTGGAGGCAGTATGGGACGAGGCCCAGCAAG CGAGGTACTTTTCATCCAAGCCCGGCAGTTCGGTAGGCTGCTATACAGGCGACGAGACCCCCTATGTTACCTGTCAACCAACGGCACAGGGCGCGTCTGGCGGAACGGACCTTCGTCGCTTCTACGAAAATAACTTCGGTGGAAATGCACCAACCTCGATGCGTCTACGACTTCTTTCCCGTACAGCTGGTGCAGACAGAGTGGTTGAGGAGCTGTACATGAGCTTCAAGCACTCCCAGGAGATGCCATGGATCCTACCGGGCGTCGCACCAACAGACAAGCAAGTGGAGGTTATTCTTATCAGCATTGTACGTTTCATCGGTGGCAAGATATCGTCTGAGAATGTTTACTGGGATCAAGCGAGCGTGCTTTGCCAGGTTGGCCTTCTCGATCCGGGACATGTCCCACAGGGTGTACAAGGAGTCCAACGTATCCCAGTTACTGGCAAAGAGGAGGCGAGAACGGTATTATCTAGCAGTACATGA